The proteins below come from a single Panicum hallii strain FIL2 chromosome 7, PHallii_v3.1, whole genome shotgun sequence genomic window:
- the LOC112899650 gene encoding 2-oxoglutarate dehydrogenase, mitochondrial-like, protein MGLFRAASGLARVALRRNLARAAASPFAGGAAPGAAPARYFHSTRPRRFAAPAPRAVPLSRLTDSFLDGTSSVYLEELQRAWEADPNSVDESWDNFFRNFVGQAATTSPGLSGQTIQESMRLLLLVRAYQVSGHLKAKLDPLGLEERPIPDVLDPAFYGFSEADLDREFFLGVWRMAGFLSDNRPVQTLRSVLERLEQAYCGTIGYEYMHIPDHDKCNWLRDKIETVNTREYTYDRRQVMLDRLIWSTQFENFLATKWTTAKRFGLEGAETLIPGMKEMFDRAADLGVENIVIGMPHRGRLNVLGNVVRKPLRQIFSEFSGGTKPVNEGEGLYTGTGDVKYHLGTSYDRPTRGGKHIHLSLVANPSHLEAVDPVVAGKTRGKQYYSSDRDRTKNLGVMLHGDGSFSGQGVVYEILHLSALENYTTGGTIHIVVNNQVAFTTDPRSGRSSQYCTDVAKALDAPIFHVNSDDLEAVVHVCELAAEWRQTFHSDVVVDIVCYRRFGHNEIDEPSFTQPKMYKVIRNHPNALEIYQNKLLESGKISKEDIDRLNKKVSTILNEEFKNSKDYVPNKRDWLSAYWTGFKSPEQISRIRNTGVKPEILKRVGEAMTTLPENFKPHRAVKKIFDLRRQMIETGEGIDWAVGEALAFATLIVEGNHVRLSGQDVERGTFSHRHSVIHDQETGERYCPLDNLVMNQDEELFTVSNSSLSEFAVLGFELGYSMENPNSLVIWEAQFGDFANGAQVIFDQFLSSGESKWLRQTGLVVCLPHGYDGQGPEHSSARLERFLQMSDDNPYVIPEMDPTLRKQIQQCNWQVVNVTTPANYFHVLRRQIHRDFRKPLIVMSPKNLLRHKDCKSNLSEFDDLAGHPGFDKQGTRFKRLIKDQNNHKDLEEGINRLVLCSGKVYYELDEERRKTERTDVAICRVEQLCPFPYDLIQRELKRYPNAEIVWCQEEPMNMGAYSYINPRLLTAMKALGRGSIEDIKYVGRAPSAATATGFYSAHVQEQTELVQKALQRDPISYPF, encoded by the exons ATGGGGCTGTTCCGGGCGGCGTCCGGCCTGGCCAGGGTGGCGCTGCGGCGGAACctcgcgcgcgccgcggcgagCCCCTTCGCTGGCGGCGCGGCCcccggcgccgcgcccgcgcgctaCTTCCACTCCACGCGCCCGCGCAGGttcgccgcgcccgcgccccgcgcggTGCCGCTCTCGCGCCTCACCGACAGCTTCCTCGATGGGACCAGCAGCGTCTACCTCGAGGAGCTGCAGCGGGCCTGGGAGGCGGACCCCAACTCCGTCGACGAGTCGTGGGACAACTTCTTCCGCAACTTCGTCGGCCAGGCAGCCACCACCTCTCCAGGCCTCTCCGGGCAGACAATCCAGGAGAGCATgaggctgctgctgctcgtcAGGGCGTACCAGGTGAGCGGACACTTGAAGGCCAAGCTCGACCCACTGGGGCTGGAGGAGCGCCCGATCCCGGACGTACTGGACCCGGCATTCTATGGGTTCTCTGAAGCGGATTTGGACCGCGAGTTCTTCCTAGGAGTGTGGAGGATGGCGGGGTTCCTATCCGACAACCGGCCTGTGCAGACGCTGCGTTCTGTGTTGGAGCGGCTCGAGCAGGCCTACTGTGGCACCATTGGGTATGAGTACATGCACATTCCTGACCATGACAAGTGTAACTGGCTCAGGGATAAGATCGAGACGGTTAACACAAGAGAGTACACTTACGATCGTCGCCAGGTCATGCTTGACAGGCTTATCTGGAGCACACAGTTTGAGAATTTCTTGGCGACCAAGTGGACCACCGCGAAGCGGTTCGGTCTTGAAGGTGCAGAGACTCTGATCCCTGGCATGAAGGAGATGTTTGACAGGGCAGCTGATCTTGGTGTAGAGAATATTGTCATTGGGATGCCACACAGAGGCAGGCTGAATGTTTTGGGAAATGTCGTGCGGAAGCCCTTGCGACAGATCTTCAGCGAGTTCAGCGGTGGTACCAAGCCGGTTAATGAAGGGGAAGGGTTGTATACAGGGACTGGTGATGTGAAGTATCATCTAGGAACTTCGTATGATAGGCCTACCAGGGGTGGGAAACATATTCATCTGTCACTGGTTGCAAACCCGAGTCATTTGGAAGCAGTTGATCCTGTTGTTGCTGGTAAGACAAGAGGGAAGCAGTACTATTCTAGTGATCGTGACAGGACCAAGAATTTGGGGGTAATGCTGCATGGTGATGGTAGTTTCTCAGGGCAGGGAGTTGTGTATGAGATCCTGCATCTCAGCGCCCTTGAAAACTACACCACTGGTGGGACAATACATATTGTGGTCAACAATCAGGTTGCATTCACTACTGATCCAAGGTCAGGGAGATCCTCACAGTATTGCACGGATGTAGCAAAAGCATTGGATGCTCCGATTTTCCACGTTAACAGTGATGATTTGGAGGCCGTGGTTCATGTCTGTGAGCTTGCTGCGGAATGGCGACAAACATTTCACTCAGATGTGGTTGTGGACATTGTATGCTACCGGCGATTTGGCCATAATGAAATCGACGAGCCATCCTTCACCCAACCTAAAATGTACAAG GTGATCCGGAACCATCCAAATGCGCTCGAGATTTATCAAAATAAGCTTTTAGAATCTGGGAAGATCTCCAAAGAAGATATTGACAGGTTAAACAAGAAGGTCAGCACTATACTGAATGAGGAATTCAAGAACAGCAAAGACTATGTCCCCAACAAAAGGGACTGGCTTTCAGCTTACTGGACTGGGTTCAAGTCACCAGAGCAGATTTCACGTATCAGAAACACCGG TGTCAAGCCGGAGATTCTAAAACGTGTTGGAGAAGCCATGACTACTCTGCCAGAAAATTTCAAGCCTCACAGGGCTGTGAAGAAGATTTTTGATCTGCGGCGTCAGATGATTGAGACTGGAGAAGGCATTGATTGGGCAGTGGGTGAAGCACTTGCATTTGCTACTCTTATAGTTGAGGGCAACCATGTCAGGTTAAGTGGCCAGGATGTTGAGAGGGGTACATTCAGCCACCGTCATTCTGTCATCCATGACCAGGAAACTGGAGAGCGGTACTGCCCGCTTGATAATCTTGTTATGAACCAAGATGAGGAACTTTTTACTGTGAGCAACAG TTCCCTTTCAGAATTTGCTGTTTTGGGCTTTGAGTTGGGTTACTCCATGGAGAACCCGAACTCACTGGTCATATGGGAAGCTCAGTTTGGTGATTTTGCAAATGGAGCTCAAGTGATATTTGATCAGTTCTTGAGTAGTGGGGAGTCGAAATGGCTTCGCCAAACTGGCCTTGTCGTCTGCCTTCCTCATGGATATGATGGTCAGGGGCCTGAACATTCTAGTGCAAGATTGGAGCGCTTTCTTCAG ATGAGTGATGACAACCCTTATGTTATACCCGAGATGGATCCCACACTTCGGAAGCAAATCCAGCAGTGCAATTGGCAGGTTGTGAATGTTACAACTCCTGCAAATTACTTCCATGTTCTGCGTCGCCAG ATACACCGGGACTTCAGGAAGCCTTTGATTGTGATGTCCCCAAAGAACCTCCTTCGCCACAAGGACTGCAAGTCGAATCTATCTGAGTTTGATGATCTTGCGGGCCACCCTGGATTTGACAAGCAAGGGACACGCTTCAAGCGGCTTATAAAGGACCAGAACAATCACAAGGACCTTGAGGAGGGAATCAACCGCCTAGTTCTCTGCTCTGGAAAG GTGTACTATGAACTGGATGAAGAAAGAAGGAAGACGGAGCGCACTGATGTCGCTATATGTAGAGTTGAGCAGCTCTGCCCGTTCCCCTACGACCTCATCCAGCGCGAGTTGAAGAGATATCCAA ACGCCGAGATCGTGTGGTGCCAGGAGGAGCCGATGAACATGGGTGCATACAGCTACATCAACCCCCGCCTGCTGACGGCGATGAAGGCGCTGGGCCGGGGCAGCATCGAGGACATCAAGTACGTGGGCAGGGCCCCGTCGGCGGCCACCGCGACGGGCTTTTACTCGGCGCACGTGCAGGAGCAGACGGAGCTGGTGCAGAAGGCGCTGCAGCGCGACCCCATCAGCTACCCGTTCTGA